A genomic region of Polynucleobacter necessarius contains the following coding sequences:
- a CDS encoding peptidoglycan DD-metalloendopeptidase family protein, with product MNSPIQKTKLMPYTLSKHFLIALMSSSLLLVAGCSVPRTKPASVTDRTGGSSEPAPPGYYRVKKRDTLARIALDHGQAPRDVVQWNKAANPSFNPNVIEVGDLIMIKAPAGTKPVRVADKKPTSDKPDASVQAPEPVKAEAVAEPGIRLSWPAKGKVTGEFSETNKGIDIAGKVGEPVLAASDGKVVYAGNSLRGYGNLVIVKHDNTYLTAYAHNSKLLVKEGDAVRKGQRIAEMGDTGANAAKLHFELRVNGKPVNPTPYLQ from the coding sequence ATGAATTCACCAATTCAAAAAACTAAATTAATGCCATATACCTTATCCAAACATTTTCTGATTGCGCTGATGTCTTCCTCCTTGCTGTTGGTAGCAGGATGTTCTGTGCCTCGCACTAAACCTGCTAGCGTGACTGATCGGACTGGTGGCTCTAGTGAGCCGGCACCTCCTGGCTACTATCGAGTAAAAAAAAGGGATACCTTAGCGCGCATTGCTTTAGACCATGGTCAGGCGCCACGCGATGTTGTGCAATGGAACAAGGCTGCTAATCCTAGCTTTAATCCCAATGTGATTGAGGTTGGCGATTTAATTATGATCAAGGCACCTGCTGGCACTAAGCCTGTACGCGTTGCCGATAAAAAACCTACAAGTGATAAACCAGATGCATCGGTACAGGCACCAGAGCCTGTAAAAGCAGAAGCAGTTGCCGAGCCCGGCATTCGTTTATCTTGGCCTGCCAAGGGCAAAGTAACGGGTGAGTTCAGCGAAACAAATAAAGGTATTGATATTGCTGGTAAGGTGGGCGAACCTGTGCTTGCTGCATCCGATGGCAAGGTAGTTTATGCAGGCAATAGTTTGCGCGGCTATGGAAATTTGGTAATTGTTAAACATGACAATACCTATCTCACTGCCTACGCTCATAACAGTAAGCTCTTGGTTAAAGAGGGTGATGCCGTCCGTAAGGGCCAGAGGATTGCTGAGATGGGGGATACAGGCGCCAATGCAGCTAAGTTGCACTTTGAGCTGCGCGTAAACGGTAAACCGGTAAATCCAACGCCGTATTTGCAGTAG
- a CDS encoding Bax inhibitor-1 family protein: MSDLNSYGFGQTGSISTIQVRNRVLRNTYALLALSMVPTVIGAWLGVAMGLDLFSGSPFIGFMVFMAVAFGFFWAIEKNKDTGVGVLLLLGFTFFMGIMMSRLVGFTLNSYSNGATLIMLSFGGTAAIFATMATIATVSKSDFAGMGKWLMVGVLLLIVASLANIWLQLPALMLTVMVLAIAIFSAFILVDVQRVINGGETNYIMATLAIYLDVYNVFTNLLALLGIVGGNRD; this comes from the coding sequence ATGAGTGATCTGAACTCTTACGGCTTTGGCCAAACCGGCTCAATTAGCACTATCCAAGTACGCAACCGTGTACTTCGCAATACTTATGCCCTATTAGCACTGTCCATGGTGCCTACTGTTATTGGCGCCTGGCTCGGTGTTGCCATGGGTCTAGACCTGTTCTCAGGTAGTCCTTTTATTGGCTTTATGGTGTTTATGGCTGTTGCCTTTGGCTTCTTCTGGGCAATCGAAAAGAATAAAGACACCGGCGTAGGCGTTCTCCTGTTGCTGGGCTTTACCTTCTTCATGGGCATCATGATGTCCCGTTTGGTTGGCTTTACGCTCAATAGCTACAGCAATGGCGCGACCCTCATCATGCTGTCCTTCGGCGGTACAGCAGCTATCTTTGCCACCATGGCGACGATTGCCACTGTAAGCAAGAGTGACTTTGCTGGCATGGGCAAATGGCTGATGGTTGGTGTGCTGCTCTTGATTGTTGCTTCATTGGCAAACATCTGGTTGCAGCTGCCCGCCTTGATGTTGACTGTGATGGTACTAGCTATCGCAATCTTCTCAGCCTTTATCTTGGTTGACGTTCAACGCGTCATTAATGGCGGCGAGACTAACTACATCATGGCTACTTTGGCTATTTACTTAGATGTGTATAACGTCTTCACTAACCTGCTCGCATTGCTGGGTATTGTTGGTGGCAATAGAGATTAA
- the rlmN gene encoding 23S rRNA (adenine(2503)-C(2))-methyltransferase RlmN has protein sequence MAAYVAGLNEKPFRAKQLMQWIHQRGVSDINDMSDLAKSFRATLLDKAEVLSLPVIKDEHAADGTRKWLLDVGAGNAVESVFIPEDDRGTLCISSQAGCAVNCRFCSTGYQGFSRNLTSGEIIGQLWFAEHLLRNDPEAVRRIEKFPTPGWEHTGRVISNVVMMGMGEPLLNYDNVVSALRLMLDDRAYGLSRRRVTVSTSGVVPMIDRLAQDCPVALAVSLHAPNDALRDQLVPLNQKYPLRELLDACERYLPFAPRDFLTFEYCMLDGVNDSDIQAKELVRLLRNIKCKINLIPFNPFPESGLKRSPAQRVNAFAGILLDAGMVATVRKTRGDDITAACGQLAGDVVDRTRVRERAVHNAEIELTEVESDDDFDSEPNVHIPSSGSKN, from the coding sequence ATGGCGGCGTATGTCGCGGGGTTGAATGAAAAGCCCTTTAGGGCAAAGCAGCTCATGCAGTGGATACATCAACGCGGTGTATCTGACATTAATGACATGAGCGATCTGGCAAAAAGCTTCAGAGCAACATTGCTAGACAAAGCAGAAGTGCTTTCTCTCCCCGTAATTAAAGACGAACACGCCGCTGACGGCACCCGCAAGTGGTTGCTGGACGTGGGCGCTGGTAATGCGGTCGAGTCTGTTTTTATCCCTGAGGATGATCGAGGCACCTTGTGCATCTCTTCTCAGGCTGGTTGCGCGGTGAACTGCCGCTTCTGTTCAACAGGATATCAAGGCTTCTCACGTAATCTCACTTCCGGTGAAATCATCGGGCAACTTTGGTTTGCAGAACATCTTTTGCGTAATGATCCGGAGGCTGTACGCAGAATCGAAAAGTTTCCAACACCTGGTTGGGAGCATACCGGTCGCGTGATTTCGAATGTGGTGATGATGGGTATGGGTGAGCCCTTGCTCAATTACGACAATGTGGTTTCTGCATTGCGCTTAATGCTCGATGACAGGGCGTATGGTTTATCACGTCGTCGTGTGACAGTTTCTACATCGGGCGTCGTACCGATGATTGATCGTCTTGCGCAAGATTGCCCAGTAGCATTGGCAGTTTCATTGCATGCACCGAATGACGCATTGCGTGACCAATTGGTGCCGCTCAATCAAAAGTATCCATTACGCGAATTGCTGGACGCATGTGAGCGTTACTTACCATTTGCGCCAAGAGATTTTTTGACCTTTGAATACTGCATGCTCGATGGTGTGAATGATTCTGATATTCAGGCAAAAGAATTGGTGCGCTTGCTTAGAAACATTAAATGCAAGATCAATCTCATCCCCTTTAATCCGTTCCCAGAGTCTGGTCTTAAGCGCTCGCCGGCTCAGCGTGTGAATGCTTTCGCTGGCATTCTCTTGGATGCTGGCATGGTTGCGACGGTGCGTAAGACTCGTGGTGATGACATCACAGCGGCGTGCGGTCAATTGGCAGGGGATGTTGTAGACCGCACTCGAGTTCGTGAACGAGCTGTGCACAATGCTGAGATAGAGCTTACCGAAGTTGAGTCTGATGACGATTTTGATTCAGAGCCAAATGTACACATCCCATCGAGTGGCTCAAAAAATTAA
- a CDS encoding YbaB/EbfC family nucleoid-associated protein, giving the protein MMKGGLAGLMKQAQQMQEKMKTAQAELAALEVTGQAAGGLVKVTISGKYELKRVQIDPGAMDDREMLEDLIVTAYTEAFKQVEAASAQMMSGATAGMPMPPGFKLPF; this is encoded by the coding sequence ATGATGAAAGGTGGACTTGCTGGCCTCATGAAACAGGCTCAGCAGATGCAAGAGAAGATGAAAACCGCGCAAGCCGAACTGGCAGCGTTGGAAGTGACTGGCCAAGCAGCTGGTGGCTTAGTAAAAGTAACTATCTCTGGTAAATACGAGCTCAAGCGTGTACAGATTGACCCTGGTGCAATGGATGATCGTGAGATGCTGGAAGACCTCATCGTGACTGCCTACACAGAAGCATTTAAGCAGGTAGAGGCAGCAAGCGCACAGATGATGTCTGGCGCAACTGCTGGCATGCCAATGCCTCCTGGTTTTAAGCTTCCTTTTTAA
- a CDS encoding efflux RND transporter permease subunit, with amino-acid sequence MSIFTSFIRGVVEKRALVIFASIVLLGLGMLSLSKLPIQPYPGVAPLTIQAISQWPGRSTTEVEQQVTIPVENALAGIPGLQAFRSVSLFGLSVVTLKFNDTADPFKARQTFLANLANVAFPPGVTSSISPDSDATGEIMRYEVRSEYATSTLLKTLQNYEVYKELKQTPGVADVSSFGGKVRQYQVIVSPESLQAKGISVNQLVTALTNANSNAGGGLLPSGEQQFVVRDVGLLKNIDDIK; translated from the coding sequence GTGAGCATCTTCACCTCCTTTATTCGAGGGGTAGTTGAGAAGCGCGCGCTTGTCATTTTTGCGTCGATCGTATTGCTTGGCTTGGGCATGCTCAGTTTGAGCAAATTGCCGATTCAGCCATATCCTGGTGTTGCACCATTAACTATTCAAGCCATTTCTCAGTGGCCAGGAAGAAGTACAACCGAGGTTGAGCAGCAAGTAACAATTCCTGTTGAAAATGCTTTGGCAGGAATTCCAGGTTTGCAAGCATTCCGCTCGGTTTCACTGTTTGGTCTATCTGTAGTAACACTCAAATTTAATGACACTGCCGATCCATTTAAGGCGCGTCAAACCTTTTTAGCCAATTTGGCGAATGTGGCATTCCCGCCAGGTGTAACCTCTAGCATTAGCCCGGACTCCGATGCTACTGGCGAAATTATGCGTTACGAAGTTCGATCAGAATACGCAACCTCAACCTTGCTAAAGACTTTGCAAAATTATGAGGTCTACAAGGAGCTCAAGCAAACTCCAGGCGTAGCAGACGTCTCTTCATTTGGTGGCAAAGTTCGACAGTATCAGGTGATTGTGAGTCCTGAGAGTTTGCAGGCTAAAGGCATCTCGGTTAATCAATTAGTGACCGCCTTAACAAATGCCAATAGCAATGCGGGTGGCGGTTTATTGCCAAGTGGTGAGCAACAGTTTGTTGTGCGCGATGTTGGACTGCTGAAGAATATCGACGATATCAAGTAG
- a CDS encoding TolC family protein, translating into MALAKKAYLPDFQVIGSSYTPRCPFSANNGALFYQFELDLIIPLYFFTKEKYGVEQAQRNQAAAEAGNISNRQQIVLAVNTAYAAYEQAKNQTQFLKERQVPQADAAYKVGLTQYSNNGQGFNDLLTAQTQLRNLEVSLAQAESNLLQAQAVLMVSAGKEPF; encoded by the coding sequence GTGGCGCTTGCTAAGAAGGCATACTTGCCCGACTTCCAGGTTATTGGCTCTTCCTATACGCCGCGCTGCCCATTCTCAGCCAACAACGGTGCTTTGTTTTATCAATTTGAGCTTGATTTAATTATTCCTTTGTATTTCTTTACCAAAGAAAAGTATGGGGTAGAGCAAGCGCAGCGCAATCAAGCGGCCGCTGAAGCCGGCAATATTTCCAATCGTCAACAAATCGTCCTGGCCGTGAATACTGCTTATGCGGCCTACGAGCAAGCCAAGAATCAAACTCAGTTTCTAAAAGAGCGACAAGTGCCTCAGGCGGATGCTGCTTATAAAGTTGGTCTCACTCAGTATTCCAACAATGGGCAAGGCTTTAATGATTTATTGACTGCGCAAACGCAGTTGCGCAATTTAGAAGTGTCGCTGGCTCAGGCTGAAAGTAATCTGCTGCAAGCGCAAGCAGTGCTGATGGTTTCTGCTGGCAAAGAACCTTTTTAA
- a CDS encoding putative quorum-sensing-regulated virulence factor — MPQAIIFDVEATDKNDAVIIEAASVDVTSLNPFEVGNPWVQRYNPGKPISLGALATHHIMDEELVNCPASSSFRLPTGTKYLIGHNIDFDWVAIGKPDVKRICTLALARSLWPDLDSHTQSALLYFFERDTAREQLRNAHSALTDVWICSKIVGHIIDKLHPVSLDALWEMSEKARVPKIMPFGKHKGELISQVPSDYKQWMLRQDNVSEYLRKALEAK, encoded by the coding sequence ATGCCCCAAGCCATTATTTTCGACGTAGAAGCAACCGATAAGAACGATGCCGTCATTATTGAAGCCGCCTCGGTTGATGTCACCTCTCTCAATCCATTTGAAGTGGGCAATCCCTGGGTGCAGCGATACAACCCAGGTAAGCCAATCAGTTTAGGCGCCCTTGCTACGCATCACATCATGGATGAAGAGTTGGTTAACTGCCCTGCAAGCAGCTCTTTTAGATTGCCGACTGGTACTAAATACTTAATTGGTCACAACATTGATTTTGATTGGGTTGCGATTGGCAAGCCCGATGTCAAACGTATTTGCACCCTTGCTCTTGCGCGCAGCCTTTGGCCGGATCTCGATAGCCACACCCAAAGCGCCCTACTCTATTTCTTTGAGCGCGATACCGCTAGAGAACAATTGCGCAATGCTCATAGCGCCCTAACTGACGTTTGGATTTGCTCAAAGATTGTTGGACATATTATCGATAAGTTGCATCCAGTTTCTTTAGATGCCCTCTGGGAGATGTCTGAGAAAGCCAGGGTTCCGAAGATTATGCCTTTTGGCAAACACAAAGGTGAACTCATCAGCCAAGTTCCAAGCGACTACAAGCAGTGGATGTTACGCCAAGATAATGTTTCTGAATACTTGCGCAAAGCCCTAGAGGCCAAGTAA
- a CDS encoding carbohydrate porin encodes MRASRMLAPKNPNGRDLNWQIFNAYGDQFEVERQHQIGDLPGKVSVLAYRNRMILARFQDATNYGVTNNAQGTQAINNVRSNYQYKTGIGINGEQALTKDLGIYGRAFTSDGHTETMPFTEADNSMSIGMSLNGTSWSRPKDTIGISMMQNGLSSYRKNYLQTGGVSYFIGDYAGPGQSISYRPERIGEVYYNATVIKNVLAGLNFQHINNPAYNAARGPVNILSFRIHAEF; translated from the coding sequence ATGAGAGCGTCCCGGATGCTTGCGCCCAAGAATCCCAATGGTCGCGATTTGAATTGGCAAATCTTCAATGCTTATGGCGATCAATTTGAGGTTGAGCGCCAACATCAGATTGGCGACTTGCCTGGTAAGGTCAGTGTACTGGCATATCGCAACAGAATGATCTTAGCTCGCTTTCAGGATGCGACAAATTATGGGGTGACTAATAATGCGCAAGGTACACAAGCGATTAATAATGTTCGCAGTAACTATCAATACAAAACCGGTATTGGAATTAACGGTGAGCAAGCTTTAACTAAGGATCTTGGCATCTATGGCCGCGCCTTTACATCTGATGGCCATACAGAAACAATGCCCTTTACTGAGGCAGATAATTCTATGTCGATAGGTATGAGTCTCAATGGCACAAGCTGGAGTCGACCCAAAGATACGATCGGCATTTCCATGATGCAAAATGGCTTATCAAGCTATCGTAAGAACTATCTGCAGACGGGTGGCGTGTCTTACTTTATTGGCGACTATGCTGGCCCAGGTCAATCGATCTCATATCGTCCAGAGCGAATTGGTGAGGTGTATTACAACGCCACCGTGATTAAGAATGTCCTGGCTGGTTTGAACTTTCAGCACATCAATAATCCAGCCTACAACGCGGCCCGTGGCCCGGTAAATATCCTTTCTTTTAGGATTCATGCCGAGTTTTAA
- the rlmD gene encoding 23S rRNA (uracil(1939)-C(5))-methyltransferase RlmD, with product MRRGDKPVNIEVTEPIKVEALDLDAQGIARLAPNEEEVSQGQSGKIIFIKGALPIELVTYTITSDKACFSKAKVRDILKPAVFRAEPKCAAFGVCGGCTMQHLDIRAQVAMKQRVLEDDLQHIAKVKPEEILRPMGGPTWEYRHRARLSAVNRSIKKGTVLIGFHEGKSGYVADMLACEILPKHVSVLLPEMRKLVMGLSIVDRMPQIEIAVGEPEDAQSDDPKKSKPVTALVFRNLKPLTAEDERLLRTFADQHQVWIWLQPKGIETVAPFYPETGKLCYRLPEFEIEMPFKPADFTQVNHMMNRALVSRAIRLLEVKPTDRVLDLFCGIGNFTLPLARKAKQVLGIEGLESLTTRAKANALHNGLVDKASFMQSDLFEVMPETIASWGRAGRWLMDPPREGAMEICKALAELHLQQSDLIPERIVYVSCNPKTLARDVEILCHHAGYRLSSAGIINMFPHTSHVESMAVFDRI from the coding sequence ATGCGTAGAGGTGATAAGCCAGTCAATATTGAGGTGACTGAGCCAATTAAAGTCGAAGCCCTGGATTTAGATGCCCAAGGAATTGCTCGCTTAGCCCCCAATGAGGAAGAGGTAAGCCAGGGGCAAAGTGGCAAAATCATTTTTATTAAAGGCGCACTGCCAATAGAGCTGGTGACTTACACCATCACCAGTGATAAGGCTTGCTTTAGCAAGGCCAAGGTGCGCGACATTCTAAAGCCCGCAGTATTTAGAGCGGAGCCTAAGTGCGCTGCATTTGGTGTCTGTGGTGGCTGCACTATGCAGCATTTGGATATTCGTGCACAAGTAGCCATGAAGCAGCGAGTGCTCGAGGATGACTTGCAGCATATCGCTAAAGTAAAGCCTGAAGAAATTCTGCGCCCAATGGGTGGCCCCACATGGGAATACCGCCATCGTGCACGCTTAAGTGCTGTTAATCGCTCAATTAAAAAGGGCACGGTACTGATTGGTTTTCATGAGGGTAAGAGTGGTTATGTAGCCGATATGCTTGCTTGTGAGATTTTGCCAAAGCATGTATCGGTTTTGCTGCCTGAGATGCGTAAATTGGTTATGGGGCTGTCTATTGTTGACCGCATGCCACAAATTGAAATTGCGGTTGGCGAGCCAGAAGATGCGCAATCTGACGACCCCAAAAAATCCAAGCCAGTCACCGCTTTAGTGTTTCGCAATCTCAAGCCATTAACGGCGGAAGACGAGCGGTTGTTGCGAACCTTTGCCGACCAGCATCAGGTTTGGATTTGGCTGCAGCCTAAGGGTATAGAGACTGTGGCTCCGTTCTATCCAGAGACCGGTAAGCTTTGCTACCGTCTGCCTGAGTTCGAGATTGAGATGCCATTTAAGCCTGCAGATTTTACGCAGGTCAATCACATGATGAATCGTGCCTTGGTAAGTAGGGCGATACGATTATTGGAAGTAAAGCCAACAGATAGAGTACTCGATTTATTTTGTGGCATTGGTAATTTCACACTACCGCTTGCTAGAAAAGCAAAACAGGTTTTAGGAATCGAGGGTCTCGAGAGTTTGACGACTCGAGCAAAAGCAAATGCGCTTCACAATGGCCTAGTGGATAAAGCGAGCTTCATGCAAAGTGATTTGTTTGAAGTCATGCCAGAAACGATCGCATCTTGGGGTAGAGCTGGGCGTTGGTTAATGGATCCACCGCGTGAAGGCGCCATGGAGATTTGCAAAGCACTTGCAGAGCTGCATTTGCAACAAAGTGATTTAATTCCAGAGCGCATTGTGTATGTGTCGTGCAATCCCAAAACCCTAGCAAGAGACGTGGAGATTCTCTGCCACCACGCAGGGTATCGATTGAGTAGTGCGGGCATTATTAATATGTTCCCGCACACCTCCCACGTGGAATCTATGGCGGTTTTTGATCGCATCTAG
- a CDS encoding efflux RND transporter periplasmic adaptor subunit, with protein sequence MYWNLTPQNRYRVRLAAFAFAILSFGIVVGRVTNVSRTVKIEASDKALKVEKTGVLELKLPGIKLNPEIYIFQAAEKVQVPVNIKVPGRLAFNAKKSKVLSARAPGRVERIYAFDGAQVEVGSPIVELYSPEFLSAQQEYLLSSKTAKVLEANKTMSDLLGDARITQQAAANRMRNLGAGEGDIKSIESTGKTASNLIMRSPLKGVVVKRGVEPGAVVNSGDVIATLADPKQLWFLGNVFEQDFRLIKQGQKMILQLETYPEKEFIAYANYIAPAIDPQTRALLIRADVENTDDLLRPDMYASALLTTGTADAVVVPQSAIVRIRENRFAIIKVGPETFRRVPVKGYDLNSKSFAIEGVEQGWQALAEGAVLLNDRFAKQED encoded by the coding sequence TTGTATTGGAATCTCACCCCGCAAAATCGTTATCGCGTTCGCTTGGCTGCCTTTGCATTTGCCATCCTATCTTTTGGTATCGTAGTAGGTCGCGTTACCAACGTAAGCCGTACGGTAAAGATAGAGGCCTCCGATAAAGCGCTGAAGGTAGAAAAAACAGGTGTTCTTGAGTTGAAACTACCGGGCATCAAACTCAATCCTGAGATTTATATATTTCAAGCAGCGGAAAAAGTTCAGGTGCCAGTCAATATCAAAGTGCCTGGACGCTTGGCGTTTAATGCTAAAAAATCCAAAGTACTTTCTGCTCGCGCTCCTGGCCGAGTAGAGCGTATTTATGCTTTTGATGGAGCTCAGGTGGAGGTTGGCTCGCCTATCGTTGAGTTGTATAGCCCAGAGTTTCTGTCTGCGCAGCAAGAGTATTTGCTGTCCTCAAAGACTGCCAAAGTTCTTGAAGCTAATAAAACAATGAGTGATTTATTGGGTGATGCACGCATTACTCAGCAAGCTGCAGCTAACCGCATGAGAAATCTCGGCGCTGGTGAGGGTGATATCAAGAGTATCGAGTCCACCGGTAAGACAGCTAGTAACTTGATCATGCGTTCGCCATTAAAAGGTGTTGTTGTTAAGCGCGGAGTCGAGCCTGGCGCCGTTGTTAACTCCGGTGATGTAATCGCTACTTTAGCGGATCCTAAACAACTGTGGTTCTTGGGAAATGTATTTGAGCAGGACTTCCGCTTGATCAAGCAGGGTCAAAAAATGATTTTGCAGCTTGAGACTTATCCAGAAAAAGAATTTATTGCTTATGCCAATTACATTGCGCCAGCGATTGATCCGCAAACACGTGCTTTATTGATTCGTGCTGATGTAGAAAATACCGATGATCTTTTGCGCCCTGATATGTATGCCTCTGCTCTGCTGACTACTGGAACGGCGGACGCAGTGGTGGTTCCTCAGTCAGCTATTGTGAGAATTCGTGAGAATCGTTTTGCCATTATTAAGGTAGGCCCTGAAACATTCCGCCGTGTACCTGTAAAAGGATATGACCTCAATAGCAAGAGCTTTGCTATTGAGGGTGTAGAGCAGGGTTGGCAGGCGTTGGCTGAGGGCGCTGTTTTGTTAAATGACCGCTTTGCCAAGCAGGAGGACTAA
- the dnaX gene encoding DNA polymerase III subunit gamma/tau: protein MTALALARSWRPKTFSELVGQDHVVKALTHALDQGRLHHAWLFTGTRGVGKTTIARIMAKALNCTGVDGSGKMTSEPCGKCPACMEIDAGRFVDYIEMDAASNRGVDDIAALLEKAAYAPSNGRYKVYMIDEVHMLTNHAFNAMLKTLEEPPEHVKFILATTDPQKIPVTILSRCLQFNLKQMPVPLIVEHLEKVLASEKVEYEVNALRVLAKAAQGSMRDALSLTDQAIAYAAGKVTEESVRGMLGTLDDAYLIRILDCLIAKDGASLLAVANEMGERSMSFSLALQDLSSLLQKIAAAQVVPESVLDDWPEAGEIRRLAGLLTKEEAQLFYQITITSRPDLSLAPDEQTGFAMTLLRMLAFRPGSSGGGGSSPAPSAPPVNTARPAATSTAPAAKSAAPAARASTPAAVAQAPSAPAAVANSADRPDWHALMRQLPVKGLVQQLAFQTELQDWNDAAAGVRATIVTPMPRLASEASVARLADALTAHFDKPVKIVIEKGEVEGKTVAKVDAQIHQEKRMNAEQMIAADPFIQQLEKEFGAKVVGGSVKPL from the coding sequence ATGACAGCATTGGCATTAGCCCGTTCGTGGCGCCCCAAAACCTTCTCTGAATTAGTCGGCCAAGACCATGTGGTTAAGGCTCTAACTCATGCCCTAGACCAGGGTCGTTTGCATCACGCATGGCTCTTTACAGGCACCCGTGGGGTAGGTAAGACGACGATTGCCCGAATTATGGCTAAGGCACTCAATTGCACGGGAGTGGATGGTTCCGGCAAGATGACTTCAGAGCCTTGTGGCAAATGCCCGGCTTGTATGGAAATCGATGCAGGTCGCTTTGTTGACTATATCGAGATGGATGCTGCAAGTAATCGTGGCGTTGATGATATTGCCGCCCTTTTAGAAAAAGCAGCTTACGCACCAAGCAATGGTCGTTACAAGGTCTACATGATTGACGAAGTGCACATGCTCACCAATCATGCCTTTAATGCCATGCTTAAAACTTTGGAGGAGCCTCCAGAGCACGTCAAATTTATTTTAGCCACTACCGATCCGCAAAAGATCCCAGTAACTATTTTGTCTCGTTGCTTGCAGTTCAATCTCAAGCAAATGCCAGTGCCACTCATTGTTGAGCATTTGGAGAAAGTACTCGCCTCAGAAAAGGTTGAATACGAAGTCAACGCATTGCGCGTCTTAGCTAAGGCTGCTCAAGGCTCTATGCGTGATGCCTTATCACTCACAGACCAAGCTATTGCTTACGCTGCTGGCAAGGTGACTGAAGAGTCTGTGCGCGGCATGCTCGGCACATTGGACGATGCTTATCTCATTCGCATTCTTGATTGCTTAATTGCTAAAGATGGCGCAAGCTTACTCGCAGTCGCGAATGAAATGGGAGAGCGCAGCATGTCTTTCTCATTAGCATTGCAAGATCTCTCAAGCCTCTTGCAAAAAATTGCAGCAGCGCAAGTTGTTCCGGAGTCTGTATTGGATGATTGGCCAGAAGCAGGCGAGATTCGTCGCTTAGCCGGTCTGCTCACAAAAGAAGAGGCGCAGCTCTTCTATCAAATTACGATTACAAGCCGCCCAGACTTATCGCTTGCTCCAGATGAGCAAACCGGCTTTGCTATGACGCTCTTGCGTATGCTGGCGTTTCGCCCGGGTAGTAGTGGAGGAGGTGGTTCATCTCCAGCACCCTCGGCCCCGCCAGTAAATACTGCTCGCCCAGCAGCAACGTCAACAGCACCCGCAGCTAAATCCGCAGCACCAGCTGCAAGAGCATCCACTCCAGCAGCGGTCGCTCAAGCGCCATCAGCGCCAGCTGCCGTAGCAAATTCAGCTGATCGCCCCGATTGGCATGCATTGATGCGTCAGTTGCCAGTAAAAGGTTTGGTTCAGCAATTAGCGTTTCAGACGGAGCTGCAGGATTGGAATGATGCAGCGGCAGGCGTACGCGCAACGATTGTGACTCCGATGCCGCGGTTGGCATCTGAAGCATCCGTTGCTCGTCTTGCTGATGCGCTTACCGCACACTTTGACAAGCCAGTAAAGATCGTGATTGAAAAAGGTGAAGTTGAAGGCAAGACCGTTGCTAAGGTTGATGCCCAGATCCATCAAGAGAAAAGAATGAATGCTGAGCAAATGATCGCAGCCGATCCTTTTATTCAGCAATTAGAAAAAGAGTTTGGTGCCAAAGTAGTTGGTGGCTCTGTAAAACCCCTTTAA
- the ndk gene encoding nucleoside-diphosphate kinase yields MAIERTLSIIKPDAVAKNVIGKIYDRFESAGLKIVASRMAHLSQVEAEQFYGVHKDRPFFKDLVSFMVSGPVMIQVLQGEGAIAKNRDLMGATDPKKAEKGTIRADFADSIDANAVHGSDAPETAAVEVAFFFPGMNVFNR; encoded by the coding sequence ATGGCAATTGAACGCACCCTTTCTATTATCAAACCTGATGCTGTCGCTAAAAACGTCATCGGCAAAATCTATGACCGTTTTGAATCTGCTGGTTTGAAGATTGTTGCTTCCAGAATGGCGCACCTTTCACAAGTTGAAGCTGAGCAGTTCTATGGCGTTCATAAAGACCGTCCTTTCTTTAAAGACTTGGTGAGCTTCATGGTCTCTGGTCCTGTAATGATTCAAGTATTGCAAGGCGAAGGCGCTATTGCTAAGAATCGTGACTTGATGGGCGCTACCGATCCTAAGAAAGCGGAAAAAGGCACAATCCGTGCTGACTTTGCTGACAGTATCGATGCAAACGCCGTTCATGGTTCTGACGCTCCTGAAACAGCTGCTGTGGAAGTTGCCTTCTTCTTCCCTGGCATGAATGTTTTCAATCGTTAA